One part of the Chryseobacterium sp. 7 genome encodes these proteins:
- a CDS encoding glycosyltransferase family 2 protein: protein MNISGLIITYNEEKNIQDVLESFDFCDEIIVVDSFSTDKTVEIAKKFSNVKVIQNKFEDFTKQRNLALDAAKNDWVLFLDGDERITPALKQEIINELNKPGQKDAYFFYRKFFFAQKPIQFSGTQGDKNFRLFRKSKARYMAEKKVHETLEVNGSIGILKNKLLHYSVSDYESYRKKMIHYGVLKGKELAAKGKKYSVLVQYLKTAFKFFKAYIMRLGVLDGKEGYQLSYLQSLSVYETYESLKKEQN from the coding sequence ATGAATATAAGTGGTTTAATCATAACATATAATGAGGAAAAAAATATACAGGATGTTCTGGAGTCTTTTGATTTCTGTGATGAAATAATAGTAGTAGACTCTTTTAGTACGGACAAAACTGTAGAAATTGCAAAGAAATTCTCTAATGTAAAAGTGATTCAAAATAAATTTGAAGACTTTACAAAGCAAAGAAATTTAGCTCTGGATGCTGCAAAAAATGACTGGGTATTATTTTTGGATGGTGACGAAAGAATTACCCCGGCACTGAAACAGGAAATCATTAATGAGCTGAATAAACCCGGGCAAAAGGATGCCTACTTTTTTTACAGGAAGTTCTTTTTTGCTCAGAAACCGATTCAGTTTTCAGGAACACAGGGAGATAAAAACTTCAGACTGTTCAGAAAATCGAAGGCCAGATATATGGCGGAAAAAAAAGTACACGAAACTCTGGAAGTTAACGGAAGCATTGGGATTTTAAAAAATAAATTACTACATTACTCCGTTTCAGATTATGAATCTTATAGAAAAAAAATGATTCATTACGGAGTTTTAAAGGGGAAAGAACTGGCTGCAAAAGGGAAAAAGTACAGTGTTTTAGTTCAATATCTTAAAACAGCTTTTAAATTCTTTAAAGCCTACATAATGAGATTAGGTGTTTTAGACGGAAAAGAAGGATATCAGTTATCTTATCTGCAGTCTTTAAGCGTTTACGAAACCTATGAATCATTAAAAAAAGAGCAAAATTAG
- a CDS encoding glycosyltransferase yields MGIKRKIKNYIYLKRHYPLSVKNITPDPDKKNVLIVDSQIPTFDKDSASNRITEIAKFLGKHYNVYLMDWRKAIPKLESKKYIQNLNDHNVMVYTPFIGKYGIMKGKKHFINSLLPKLDFVWCHRPELFEHYLDFFRKKAPQAKIVYDMVDIHYLRMERGLEIKYDKNRAKELVHYKHIETELCKQADKIAVISDKEKEFMTAFVDQSKLFTVSNVHNLKVKPEDMPPFEKRDGIFFIGTFLHDPNVDAVEILYHHIMPLVWKVLPDLKITIIGSEAPESIEKMNSERFEIAGFVENIIPYYEKCFASVSPLRFGAGVKGKIGQALEYTLPVLTTEIGAEGMFLENGVTALISGNEDYQKFADNIIEICTNESTWNTLHNNSEKAIYPFSIEAQKEEIFKMLQ; encoded by the coding sequence ATGGGTATCAAAAGAAAAATAAAAAATTATATATACTTAAAGAGGCATTATCCTTTATCTGTAAAGAACATTACTCCTGATCCTGATAAAAAGAATGTTCTGATTGTAGACAGCCAGATTCCTACATTTGATAAAGACTCTGCATCTAACAGGATTACCGAAATTGCAAAATTTCTGGGTAAGCATTATAATGTCTACCTGATGGACTGGAGAAAGGCCATTCCCAAGCTGGAATCAAAAAAATATATCCAGAACCTAAATGATCATAATGTAATGGTGTATACTCCTTTTATAGGCAAATACGGCATTATGAAGGGTAAAAAGCATTTTATCAACAGTCTTCTTCCCAAACTGGACTTTGTGTGGTGCCACAGACCTGAACTTTTTGAACATTATTTGGATTTTTTCAGAAAAAAAGCACCGCAGGCTAAGATTGTTTATGATATGGTAGACATCCATTATCTTAGAATGGAAAGAGGTCTTGAAATAAAATACGATAAAAACAGAGCCAAAGAACTGGTACACTATAAACATATAGAAACTGAGCTTTGTAAGCAGGCTGATAAAATAGCAGTAATCAGTGATAAAGAAAAAGAGTTTATGACCGCATTTGTGGACCAATCTAAACTTTTTACAGTAAGCAATGTTCATAACTTAAAAGTGAAACCGGAAGATATGCCGCCATTTGAAAAAAGGGATGGTATTTTCTTTATCGGAACTTTTTTGCATGATCCTAATGTGGATGCAGTAGAAATCCTTTATCACCATATTATGCCTTTGGTATGGAAAGTATTACCAGATCTAAAGATCACCATCATTGGTTCGGAAGCACCTGAATCTATTGAAAAAATGAATTCTGAAAGATTTGAAATTGCAGGCTTTGTAGAAAATATTATTCCTTATTACGAAAAATGTTTCGCTTCGGTTTCACCATTGAGATTTGGAGCAGGGGTAAAAGGTAAAATCGGCCAGGCATTAGAATATACTCTTCCGGTATTAACCACTGAAATTGGTGCTGAAGGTATGTTTTTGGAAAACGGAGTTACTGCCTTAATTTCAGGAAATGAAGATTATCAAAAATTTGCAGATAACATTATTGAAATCTGTACCAATGAATCTACCTGGAATACGCTGCACAATAATTCTGAGAAAGCCATTTACCCATTTTCTATTGAAGCTCAGAAAGAAGAAATTTTTAAAATGTTGCAATGA